A part of Desulfofundulus salinus genomic DNA contains:
- a CDS encoding CBS and ACT domain-containing protein, protein MFVRDYMSTSPISIHSGTPILEALNIMKKNKIRHLPVVDKGRLVGLITERDLLTVTPSPATTLSVFEMNYLLSKMVIKDVMKTNPITVGPDCTIEEAALIMREHKIGSLPVVEDDGLVGIITQTDILDALIRIFGLRKAGTRLVLEVSDRIGALADILAVVREHQINVIGVACREKENQRVQIMLRLSTVEPESLVQDLQKQGFEVKSVS, encoded by the coding sequence ATGTTTGTACGGGATTACATGAGCACTTCCCCCATCAGCATCCACTCGGGGACTCCCATTTTGGAAGCTCTAAACATTATGAAGAAAAATAAGATCAGGCATTTGCCGGTGGTGGACAAGGGCCGGCTGGTTGGATTGATTACCGAGCGGGACCTGCTTACTGTTACTCCCTCCCCGGCAACCACCCTCAGTGTTTTTGAAATGAATTACCTGCTTTCCAAAATGGTAATAAAGGATGTCATGAAAACCAATCCCATTACCGTGGGGCCGGACTGCACCATTGAAGAAGCGGCCTTGATTATGCGGGAGCATAAGATTGGCAGCCTGCCGGTAGTTGAGGATGACGGGCTGGTAGGCATTATTACCCAGACCGATATCCTGGACGCTCTGATCCGCATCTTTGGCCTGCGCAAAGCGGGGACTCGCTTAGTACTTGAAGTTAGCGATCGTATTGGTGCCCTGGCCGATATCCTGGCCGTGGTCAGGGAGCACCAGATCAATGTCATTGGTGTGGCCTGCCGGGAAAAAGAAAATCAGCGGGTGCAAATTATGCTGCGCCTTAGCACGGTGGAGCCTGAATCCCTGGTGCAGGATTTACAAAAACAGGGCTTCGAAGTGAAGTCTGTTAGTTAA
- a CDS encoding aspartyl-phosphate phosphatase Spo0E family protein, with protein sequence MDRKLRVQIEHLRRRLNGMGREDQDKLLALSRRLDRLIVQYQRHVLVALKERQGTSC encoded by the coding sequence TTGGATCGGAAACTCAGGGTGCAAATTGAGCACCTGCGCCGGAGATTAAACGGCATGGGCAGGGAGGATCAGGATAAGCTCCTGGCTTTAAGCCGGCGCCTGGACAGGTTGATTGTACAGTACCAGCGGCATGTTCTTGTGGCATTGAAGGAGAGACAGGGTACCTCGTGCTAA
- a CDS encoding transposase family protein, which yields MAGRKSKMAEIEARFGEPVATLIRHYYYEKGYTLDQLAQLFGVGRATVSVWMLKLGLPTRSWKLPDPDSDSGKRNAAAEKITLQK from the coding sequence GTGGCCGGTCGCAAAAGTAAAATGGCCGAAATTGAGGCGAGGTTTGGCGAGCCCGTAGCAACACTTATCAGGCACTATTACTACGAAAAAGGGTATACCCTGGACCAGCTGGCCCAACTGTTTGGTGTGGGCAGGGCAACGGTTTCGGTATGGATGCTGAAACTCGGCCTCCCTACCAGGAGTTGGAAACTGCCTGACCCCGACTCCGACAGCGGCAAGCGCAATGCGGCTGCTGAAAAGATTACCCTTCAAAAGTAA
- a CDS encoding LexA family protein: MKNYYEEIGKRIKIAREDRGLTQEQLGEKLGFTKTAINLYEKGKRRISIDDLKRISTILGKPLSFFLGESIVPMETISTLIQKPLADFLPIKQVPLLGTIRAGASPYSEADILGYVSIDKELDADFAFKVRDDSMSGAGIMPGDIAICKKVDAAEPGQLAVAFINGDEVAVRYIISEDGLWKLRAANPQYEDVPFSPSEKRIHGIVVLIQKKPPALAERVYAGQTDDWLQVREVAAKYGISPEKAKRLLESFGRLMESEQEEAVNNKEKE, translated from the coding sequence ATGAAAAATTATTATGAAGAAATTGGCAAAAGAATAAAGATTGCCCGGGAAGACCGGGGACTCACCCAGGAGCAGCTAGGTGAAAAGCTGGGGTTCACTAAAACAGCCATCAACCTTTACGAAAAAGGGAAAAGGCGGATTTCCATAGATGATTTAAAACGAATATCAACTATTCTGGGCAAGCCCCTGTCCTTTTTTTTGGGGGAAAGTATTGTCCCAATGGAAACCATCAGTACGCTTATCCAGAAACCCCTGGCCGACTTCCTGCCCATCAAACAAGTCCCCCTTTTAGGGACCATACGCGCCGGGGCTTCCCCCTACAGTGAAGCGGATATTCTTGGTTACGTAAGCATCGACAAAGAGCTTGACGCCGATTTTGCCTTTAAGGTAAGGGATGACAGTATGAGCGGGGCCGGAATCATGCCCGGAGATATAGCCATTTGTAAAAAAGTTGACGCGGCAGAGCCGGGCCAGCTAGCTGTCGCATTCATAAACGGAGATGAGGTAGCCGTAAGGTATATCATTTCCGAGGATGGTCTTTGGAAGCTACGTGCGGCCAACCCCCAATATGAAGATGTTCCTTTTAGCCCCAGCGAAAAAAGGATTCATGGCATCGTAGTGTTAATCCAGAAAAAGCCACCAGCATTGGCAGAGAGAGTTTATGCCGGCCAAACCGACGACTGGCTGCAAGTCAGGGAAGTGGCGGCCAAATACGGTATCAGCCCGGAAAAGGCCAAACGGCTACTTGAATCGTTTGGCAGGTTAATGGAAAGTGAACAGGAAGAAGCCGTTAACAACAAAGAAAAGGAGTAA